From Pseudomonas alcaligenes, a single genomic window includes:
- the infB gene encoding translation initiation factor IF-2 codes for MTQVTVKELAQVVDTPVERLLQQMREAGLPHTSAEQVVTDNEKQALLAHLKSSHGEKLEEPRKITLQRKTTTTLKVAGSKTISVEVRKKKTYVKRSPDEIEAEKRRELEEQRAAEEAARLKAEEEARLRAEQDARKQQEAVAAPAEAVAQAPVAAVVADAVAVDPAAAERKKEEPRRPEKTTRTDDDERRDRKHAQHRPSLKEKEKAPAPRVAPRSTDEETDGFRRGGRGKAKLKKRNQHGFQSPTGPVVREVSIGETITVADLAAQMSVKGAEVVKFMFKLGTPVTINQVLDQETAQLIAEELGHKVKLVSENALEDQLAESLKFEGEAFSRAPVVTVMGHVDHGKTSLLDYIRRAKVAAGEAGGITQHIGAYHVETDRGMVTFLDTPGHAAFTAMRARGAKATDIVILVVAADDGVMPQTQEAVQHAKAAGVPIVVAINKMDKPDANPDNIKNGLAALDVIPEEWGGDAPFVGVSAKAGTGVDELLEAVLLQAEVLELKATPSAPGRGVVVESRLDKGRGPVATVLVQDGTLRQGDMVLCGVNYGRVRAMLDENGKAIKEAGPSIPVEILGLDGTPDAGDDLTVVADEKKAREVALFRQGKFREVKLARAHAGKLENIFENMGQEEKKTLNIVLKSDVRGSLEALQGSLSGLGNDEVQVRVVGGGVGGITESDANLALASNAVLFGFNVRADAGARKIVEAEGLDMRYYNVIYDIIEDVKKALTGMLGSDVRENILGVAEVRDVFRSPKFGAVAGCMVIEGVVYRNRPIRVLREDVVIFEGELESLRRFKDDMSEVRNGMECGIAVKSYNDVKVGDKIEVFEKVQVARTL; via the coding sequence ATGACGCAAGTCACGGTGAAAGAACTGGCCCAAGTGGTCGACACACCGGTAGAGCGCCTGCTGCAGCAGATGCGTGAGGCAGGTCTGCCGCACACCAGTGCCGAGCAAGTTGTGACCGATAACGAGAAGCAAGCCCTGCTTGCCCATCTCAAGAGCAGTCACGGCGAGAAACTGGAAGAACCGCGCAAAATCACCTTGCAGCGCAAAACCACCACCACCCTGAAGGTTGCTGGTAGCAAGACCATCAGCGTGGAAGTGCGCAAGAAGAAAACCTACGTCAAGCGCAGCCCTGACGAGATCGAAGCCGAGAAGCGGCGCGAGCTGGAAGAGCAGCGTGCCGCCGAAGAGGCTGCCCGTCTGAAGGCCGAGGAAGAAGCGCGTCTGCGTGCCGAGCAGGATGCCCGCAAGCAGCAGGAGGCGGTTGCCGCCCCTGCCGAGGCGGTCGCCCAGGCACCGGTTGCTGCGGTTGTGGCCGACGCTGTTGCAGTCGATCCGGCTGCTGCCGAGCGCAAGAAGGAAGAGCCGCGCCGTCCGGAAAAGACCACTCGTACCGACGACGACGAGCGCCGCGATCGCAAGCATGCCCAGCATCGCCCGTCGCTCAAGGAAAAGGAAAAGGCTCCGGCCCCGCGCGTTGCCCCCCGCAGCACCGACGAGGAAACCGATGGTTTCCGTCGTGGTGGTCGTGGCAAGGCCAAGCTGAAAAAGCGTAACCAGCACGGGTTCCAGAGCCCGACAGGACCCGTAGTGCGCGAAGTATCGATTGGCGAAACCATCACCGTTGCCGACCTGGCCGCGCAGATGTCGGTCAAAGGCGCTGAAGTCGTCAAGTTCATGTTCAAACTGGGCACTCCGGTGACCATCAACCAGGTGCTGGATCAGGAAACTGCCCAGCTGATCGCCGAAGAGCTGGGCCACAAGGTCAAGCTGGTCAGCGAGAATGCCCTGGAAGACCAGCTGGCCGAATCGCTGAAGTTCGAAGGTGAGGCGTTCTCCCGTGCGCCGGTGGTGACCGTAATGGGTCACGTCGACCACGGTAAGACCTCGCTGCTCGACTATATCCGTCGTGCCAAGGTGGCTGCTGGCGAGGCCGGTGGTATCACCCAGCACATCGGTGCCTACCACGTGGAAACCGACCGCGGCATGGTCACCTTCCTCGATACCCCGGGCCACGCCGCGTTCACCGCGATGCGTGCCCGTGGTGCCAAGGCCACCGACATTGTCATCCTGGTGGTGGCGGCGGACGACGGCGTGATGCCGCAGACCCAGGAAGCCGTGCAGCATGCGAAAGCCGCTGGCGTGCCGATCGTGGTCGCGATCAACAAGATGGACAAGCCGGATGCCAACCCGGACAACATCAAGAACGGCCTGGCCGCGCTGGATGTGATTCCGGAAGAGTGGGGCGGCGACGCACCCTTCGTGGGGGTTTCGGCCAAGGCCGGTACTGGCGTCGACGAGCTGCTGGAAGCCGTGCTGCTGCAGGCCGAAGTACTCGAACTGAAAGCCACTCCGTCGGCCCCGGGGCGTGGTGTGGTGGTCGAGTCGCGCCTGGACAAGGGCCGCGGCCCGGTGGCCACCGTGCTGGTACAGGACGGTACCCTGCGTCAGGGCGACATGGTTCTGTGCGGCGTCAACTATGGCCGCGTACGCGCCATGCTTGACGAGAACGGCAAGGCGATCAAGGAAGCCGGCCCGTCGATTCCGGTCGAGATCCTCGGTCTGGATGGCACGCCGGATGCCGGTGATGACCTGACCGTGGTTGCCGACGAGAAGAAGGCCCGTGAAGTGGCCCTGTTCCGTCAAGGCAAGTTCCGCGAAGTCAAACTGGCTCGCGCGCATGCCGGCAAGCTGGAAAACATCTTCGAGAACATGGGCCAGGAAGAGAAGAAGACGCTCAACATCGTCCTCAAATCCGACGTTCGTGGCTCGCTGGAAGCGCTGCAGGGTTCGCTCAGCGGCCTCGGCAACGACGAAGTGCAAGTGCGTGTGGTCGGTGGCGGCGTCGGTGGTATCACCGAATCCGATGCCAACCTGGCACTGGCCTCCAACGCGGTGCTGTTCGGCTTCAACGTGCGTGCCGACGCCGGTGCGCGCAAGATCGTCGAGGCCGAAGGCCTGGACATGCGTTACTACAACGTGATCTACGACATCATCGAAGACGTCAAGAAAGCCCTGACCGGCATGCTCGGCAGCGATGTCCGCGAGAACATCCTGGGCGTCGCCGAAGTACGTGACGTGTTCCGCTCGCCGAAGTTTGGCGCAGTGGCTGGCTGTATGGTCATCGAGGGTGTCGTGTACCGTAACCGTCCGATCCGCGTACTGCGCGAAGACGTGGTGATCTTCGAAGGCGAACTGGAATCCCTGCGCCGCTTCAAGGACGACATGTCCGAAGTGCGGAACGGCATGGAGTGCGGTATCGCGGTGAAGAGCTACAACGACGTCAAGGTCGGCGACAAGATCGAAGTATTCGAGAAGGTCCAGGTGGCTCGTACGCTGTAA
- the rbfA gene encoding 30S ribosome-binding factor RbfA: MAKIYSRTQRIGDQIQRELAQMIPREVKDPRLGFVTVTAVDVSRDVGHAKIYITVMGENDAEKIKQNVRVLNDAAGYLRMLLGKAMKLRSVPQLHFHYDESISRGVHLSALIERAVTEDSKHQDD; this comes from the coding sequence ATGGCAAAAATTTACAGCCGTACCCAGCGTATCGGCGACCAGATCCAGCGCGAGCTGGCGCAGATGATTCCGCGCGAGGTCAAGGATCCGCGCCTGGGCTTCGTCACCGTCACCGCCGTGGATGTCAGCCGCGACGTCGGTCACGCCAAGATCTACATCACCGTGATGGGCGAGAACGACGCCGAGAAGATCAAGCAGAACGTGCGTGTGCTCAACGATGCCGCCGGCTACCTGCGCATGTTGCTGGGCAAGGCGATGAAGCTGCGCAGCGTGCCGCAGCTGCATTTCCACTATGACGAAAGCATCTCCCGTGGTGTGCACCTGTCGGCTCTGATCGAGCGTGCCGTCACCGAAGACAGCAAGCACCAGGACGACTGA